A single Arthrobacter sp. ERGS1:01 DNA region contains:
- a CDS encoding recombinase family protein, producing the protein MSKLLVGYARVSTEEQDLTAQRDALAALGVKPDRVYVDHGFTGKNKNRTGLREALASCRAGDTFVVTKLDRLARSVRDAHEIADDLASREIKLSIGGSVHDPTDPMGKLLFNVLAMIAEFEADLISMRTREGMKVAKANGRLRGKQPKLTVKQEAHLLELHDAGKHTMAEMAELFSISRSTIYRAVERGQHKKTGTITP; encoded by the coding sequence ATGTCTAAACTATTGGTCGGCTATGCTCGCGTGTCCACGGAAGAGCAAGACCTCACCGCGCAGCGAGATGCCCTGGCAGCTCTTGGCGTTAAGCCTGACCGCGTCTATGTTGACCATGGCTTTACCGGCAAGAACAAGAATCGCACCGGACTTCGCGAAGCCCTCGCCTCCTGCCGGGCCGGGGATACCTTCGTCGTTACCAAGCTCGACCGCCTGGCCCGGTCCGTCCGAGACGCCCACGAGATAGCCGACGACCTCGCCAGCCGTGAAATTAAACTCAGCATAGGCGGATCCGTCCATGACCCCACCGACCCCATGGGCAAACTGCTGTTCAACGTCCTAGCGATGATCGCCGAGTTCGAAGCCGACCTGATCAGCATGCGCACCCGCGAAGGCATGAAAGTCGCCAAGGCCAACGGCCGACTCCGGGGAAAGCAGCCAAAACTCACCGTGAAACAGGAAGCCCACCTCCTCGAACTGCACGACGCCGGCAAACACACTATGGCCGAAATGGCAGAACTATTCTCCATCAGCCGATCCACCATCTACCGGGCCGTTGAACGGGGCCAACACAAGAAAACCGGCACAATCACTCCGTGA
- a CDS encoding GNAT family N-acetyltransferase — protein sequence MLDITEVWPLFGLPITSPRLELRLARDEDLPGIVEAVLSGIHDPAVMPFSNPWTEAPREELIRNTAKHQWHLRSGIAPDNWTLNMVVQFDGTPIGMQTIRTHDFSIRRTVATGSWLALRYQGLGLGKEMRAAALIFAFDHLGTEVAESSAAAWNESSLGVSRSLGYVEGSLKRVITRPGELTEQQEVTVTPAEFRRPDWNVSVTGLEAAKKELLRQAAS from the coding sequence ATGCTTGATATCACAGAGGTATGGCCACTCTTCGGCCTACCAATCACCAGCCCGCGCTTGGAACTTCGTTTGGCCCGTGATGAAGACCTGCCCGGGATTGTCGAAGCGGTTCTCAGCGGTATTCACGATCCTGCCGTCATGCCGTTCTCGAATCCTTGGACTGAGGCGCCTAGGGAAGAACTCATTCGTAACACCGCCAAACACCAGTGGCATCTCCGCTCTGGAATTGCGCCCGATAATTGGACCTTGAACATGGTTGTCCAGTTCGACGGGACCCCGATTGGAATGCAGACCATCCGTACTCATGACTTTTCCATTCGGAGAACCGTTGCCACTGGTTCCTGGCTTGCACTCCGGTACCAGGGCCTTGGACTCGGAAAGGAAATGCGTGCAGCTGCACTGATCTTTGCCTTTGATCATCTCGGGACAGAGGTTGCCGAGTCCTCAGCGGCAGCATGGAACGAGTCCTCCTTGGGGGTGTCGCGGAGTCTTGGATATGTCGAAGGCAGTCTCAAGCGCGTCATTACCCGCCCTGGAGAACTGACGGAGCAGCAAGAGGTGACCGTGACGCCGGCCGAGTTCCGACGCCCTGACTGGAACGTTTCTGTTACTGGCCTGGAAGCGGCGAAAAAGGAATTGCTGCGTCAAGCGGCAAGCTAG
- a CDS encoding RHS repeat domain-containing protein — protein MNPPPTCGKKDRSICGAFAGNVCKVTDPAGAITTLSYDSDGNVVTIDAPLGQTHYVYDGISRLTSVTDPAGDLTTYYVNPKLEGFVSGVRAGWQMWGKALSTSA, from the coding sequence TTGAATCCTCCACCTACCTGCGGGAAAAAAGACCGCAGCATCTGTGGCGCCTTCGCAGGAAACGTCTGCAAGGTCACCGATCCTGCAGGGGCCATCACCACGCTGTCGTACGACAGCGACGGCAACGTGGTCACCATCGATGCCCCGCTGGGACAAACCCACTACGTCTACGACGGGATAAGCCGCCTGACCAGCGTCACCGACCCGGCCGGAGATCTCACTACCTACTACGTCAACCCCAAGTTGGAAGGTTTCGTTTCTGGCGTGCGCGCTGGGTGGCAGATGTGGGGCAAGGCGCTAAGTACCTCGGCGTAA
- the kynU gene encoding kynureninase has product METLTHPLDLSTREACVAADSTDSLSSFKERFILPDGVIYLDGNSLGPRPVGALERAQQVIATEWGEGLIRSWNTAGWFELPVRLGDKLAKLIGGRDGETVVTDTTSLNLFKALASAIRIQQVDHPERRVIVTERDNFPTDIYIAEGITDFLNSVAQETGIRYEVRLIDEDLSLEQALDGSVAVLALSHVNYRTGAMWDMTAVTAKAHGVGALAIWDLAHSAGAVAVDLNGADADYAVGCTYKYLNGGPGAPAFIWVNARHQDRFWQPLSGWWSHAKPFNMADSYAPASTINRFLCGTQPITSLAMVETGLDIMLDVDPAALRAKSLAMTDLFIALVKQRCASHPLELITPRDHAIRGSHVSFRHPDGYAVMSALIARGVIGDYREPGVLRFGITPLYLGHADVWDAVEILRDILDTRAWDKAKFKKRNAVT; this is encoded by the coding sequence ATGGAAACCCTCACCCACCCCTTGGATCTCAGCACGCGCGAAGCCTGCGTTGCCGCCGATTCGACTGATTCGCTCTCGTCCTTCAAGGAACGCTTCATCCTGCCCGACGGCGTGATCTACCTTGACGGCAACTCCCTCGGTCCGCGCCCGGTCGGGGCCCTGGAACGGGCACAGCAGGTCATCGCTACCGAATGGGGTGAGGGGCTGATCCGCAGTTGGAACACGGCTGGCTGGTTCGAGCTGCCGGTGCGCCTGGGCGACAAGCTCGCCAAACTGATCGGCGGTCGAGACGGCGAAACTGTCGTCACCGACACCACCAGCCTGAACCTGTTCAAAGCCCTCGCGTCCGCCATCCGCATCCAGCAGGTGGATCACCCGGAGCGACGCGTCATCGTCACGGAGCGCGACAACTTCCCCACGGATATTTACATCGCCGAGGGGATCACGGACTTCCTGAACTCCGTGGCGCAGGAGACGGGCATCCGTTACGAGGTGCGGCTTATCGACGAAGACCTGTCGCTGGAGCAGGCCCTGGACGGTTCGGTGGCCGTCCTGGCGCTCTCGCACGTCAACTACCGCACAGGCGCCATGTGGGACATGACCGCTGTCACGGCCAAGGCGCATGGTGTGGGCGCGCTGGCCATCTGGGACCTGGCCCACTCGGCCGGGGCAGTCGCCGTCGACCTCAACGGCGCCGATGCCGACTACGCCGTCGGCTGCACCTACAAATACCTCAACGGCGGTCCGGGCGCCCCGGCCTTCATCTGGGTCAACGCCCGCCACCAGGACCGCTTCTGGCAGCCGCTGTCCGGCTGGTGGTCGCATGCGAAGCCATTCAACATGGCGGATTCCTATGCACCGGCGTCGACCATCAACCGCTTCCTGTGCGGGACACAGCCGATCACCTCACTAGCCATGGTGGAGACGGGGCTGGACATCATGCTCGACGTCGACCCCGCAGCCCTGCGGGCCAAGTCGCTGGCCATGACCGACCTGTTCATCGCCCTCGTTAAACAGCGCTGCGCCAGCCACCCCCTGGAACTAATCACCCCGCGCGACCATGCCATCCGAGGCAGTCACGTCAGCTTCCGCCACCCCGACGGCTACGCCGTCATGAGCGCGCTGATCGCCCGCGGCGTCATCGGCGACTACCGCGAGCCCGGGGTCCTCCGCTTCGGCATCACCCCGCTCTACCTCGGCCATGCGGACGTCTGGGATGCCGTCGAGATCCTGCGCGACATCCTCGACACCCGCGCCTGGGACAAAGCCAAATTCAAGAAGCGCAACGCCGTTACCTGA
- a CDS encoding Lrp/AsnC family transcriptional regulator — translation MNLNSEVIRARPRQSNPIHLDEADMVILRELSQDARTPNNLLASRAGLAPSTCLNRVRALRQAGIIRGFHADIDLGSLGLYIFALISINVHGQARKNMLELARELRDLPQTLNVFVLGGEHDLLLHVACANTTELRDFVAANLGSNQAFVSTQTTLIFEHMQPTSRIQSAR, via the coding sequence TTGAATCTCAATTCAGAAGTCATCCGTGCGCGCCCCCGTCAATCGAATCCGATTCACTTGGACGAGGCGGACATGGTGATCCTGCGCGAACTCTCCCAGGATGCCCGCACGCCCAATAACTTGTTGGCCAGCCGGGCCGGACTGGCTCCCTCAACCTGCTTGAATCGGGTGAGGGCGTTACGGCAGGCTGGGATCATTCGCGGCTTCCATGCCGACATTGATCTGGGCAGCTTGGGGCTGTACATTTTCGCGTTGATTTCCATCAACGTCCACGGCCAGGCCCGCAAAAACATGCTTGAGTTGGCCCGGGAGCTGCGGGACTTGCCGCAAACGCTCAATGTCTTCGTCCTGGGTGGAGAGCATGATCTGCTCTTGCACGTTGCTTGCGCCAACACAACAGAGCTCCGGGACTTCGTGGCCGCTAACCTCGGCAGCAATCAGGCTTTCGTCAGCACCCAGACCACCCTGATTTTTGAGCACATGCAGCCTACCTCGCGAATTCAAAGCGCCCGCTGA
- a CDS encoding acyl-CoA thioesterase yields the protein MSEHLFDAGPVQPWAGASAAVVEHTVEWVDTDASGHQHNSAIIRWVESAEAELFRQLALPDYFPSAPRVHQSVNFRAKVWFGQRVTTTIWVQKLGVSSVTFGFEVRVKPMGERPGGLAADGIVVAAHVPAGGDSSARWSEHIRGAITEAVPQ from the coding sequence ATGAGCGAACACCTCTTTGATGCGGGCCCCGTCCAACCTTGGGCAGGTGCCTCAGCTGCCGTTGTTGAGCACACGGTGGAGTGGGTTGACACGGATGCGTCGGGGCACCAACACAACTCCGCGATCATCCGTTGGGTCGAATCTGCCGAGGCTGAGCTGTTTCGCCAACTTGCCCTGCCGGACTATTTCCCATCCGCTCCGCGCGTGCACCAGTCGGTGAATTTCCGCGCCAAGGTCTGGTTCGGTCAGCGCGTCACCACCACGATCTGGGTGCAGAAACTGGGTGTTTCCTCTGTGACCTTTGGCTTCGAGGTCAGGGTCAAGCCCATGGGGGAGCGCCCGGGAGGGCTCGCGGCCGACGGCATTGTTGTTGCCGCGCATGTCCCCGCCGGCGGAGACTCCTCGGCACGCTGGTCGGAGCACATTCGTGGCGCGATCACGGAGGCGGTGCCGCAGTGA
- a CDS encoding PaaX family transcriptional regulator C-terminal domain-containing protein translates to MVGLGGVGCAVREFLSLYSATADQWVARIGTDPERALEKSTPELRREAFRSYIPMLTVWRRFPYKDPGLASEYLPQGWKGQDARKVFLEIHRLLAPLAEAHARSLMA, encoded by the coding sequence ATGGTGGGACTTGGCGGCGTTGGATGCGCAGTTCGTGAGTTCCTGAGCCTATACAGCGCAACGGCCGACCAATGGGTCGCCCGGATCGGCACCGATCCTGAACGTGCACTTGAGAAATCGACGCCGGAGCTGAGGCGGGAAGCCTTCCGCTCCTACATTCCCATGTTGACCGTGTGGCGGCGGTTTCCCTACAAGGACCCGGGCCTTGCTTCGGAGTACCTCCCTCAAGGCTGGAAGGGGCAGGATGCCAGAAAGGTATTCCTGGAGATTCACCGCCTGCTCGCACCCCTTGCCGAGGCCCATGCCCGGTCCTTGATGGCCTAA
- a CDS encoding RidA family protein produces the protein MPNKTINPSALPKPSGYAHGILAGNTVYLGGQTALNADMQIVPGGIVAQFEQALSNVLTTLIEAGGQPQDLVSVTIYLTDVDDYMANGREIGRLWREMAGSEYPAMAGIGVSRLWQKEALIEIQGIAVIQ, from the coding sequence ATGCCCAACAAGACCATCAACCCGTCCGCCCTCCCCAAGCCCTCGGGATACGCCCACGGCATCCTGGCCGGCAACACTGTGTACCTTGGCGGCCAAACGGCATTGAATGCGGATATGCAGATCGTTCCGGGCGGCATCGTGGCCCAGTTCGAACAGGCACTGAGCAACGTGCTGACCACCCTGATTGAAGCGGGGGGCCAGCCACAAGACCTGGTCAGCGTGACGATCTACCTCACGGACGTCGACGACTACATGGCCAACGGCCGCGAAATTGGCCGACTGTGGCGCGAAATGGCAGGCTCAGAGTACCCAGCCATGGCAGGGATCGGCGTCAGCCGACTATGGCAGAAAGAAGCCCTGATTGAAATCCAGGGCATTGCCGTCATCCAATAG